CCAAGCAACATTGGTTGGAACATGTTGTCAATCATTTAAGAGGCATCTAATGCTTCATTTTCGATTTGTTTAAGTATGTAAATTTTGGACAAAGTAGATCCAAAAAAATGTTTAAATGGAATTCGATGAttaataaacaaataattatatctatGCACAATATAGAGTTTATTTGGTCAACTTTCTACAAACTATTTATTTTGAGGTATAACAGGGGAAGAATCCCGACTCTATTGTAGCTCTGTCCATTGAATCTTGTTAATTTCTTAGTAAAAATCTTGTTGCAAAATGGAATTTAGATAGGATAAACTTGAAAAtcggaaaatatatataaactgtTGATGAATAATGTTCCatcctattttttattttttttactttcttttacAAAGCCAAGCCATTCTCGTGAGCCAAAAGGATCATGATGTGGTTAAAATTTGCTCTGTTTCGTAGTTAAGGCCAGCTGTTACAATCCCAATTGGCTTCAGCCAAAATGGTGACAAAAGAAGAAATTTGCCGACAACAGGTACAGCCTTGTCTTTTTTGGTACAAATTAGTAAAGTTTTACAATTAAAATTCACAAAGTTATTAAAGTCAGACCAATTTGTATTTTACCTCAAAACTCAGGTGGGGTTCAGGCGTCAATCACTGATTCAGTTCAGAATTTGGATTTGGAATCAACTTATATCCAATATACTTTGTATTTGTTATTAAGTTATATACACATTACTATACATATATGCCTTTGGAGGCATTAATGGACTATTGTCACACTAGCGGTCAAACAGTTGAATGATGAaacacaagaaaagaaaatgaatcGGTCCAACCCATTAGTAATATTGTCTGCTTTGGTCTtaggtttgattttaaaatacattACTATTAGGTAAGACATATTTGCTTATATACTCAAcatcttttatatattttattgatatgaGATTTCTTATCTTAAGTTAGAGTGTCACACTATTATTATGCGGCAATAAAGGATGATAAGCAAAGGACAATTCCGATGCCTGAGGATCTGCTTCCTCACAGAGGCAAACAGCTGATAGTACCTGAATCAGGGAATTGACACATTTGCTCAATGGAGAAAAGTTTTTGGCACATGGTATACTTGAATACAACAACACGTATGTCAAAAACTTACTCCACAAATTTATAGAtacatgcaaaaaaaaaaaaaaactgtttCATAACTTGTATTGACATGATTTTTAAGAAGGTTCCTTTAGATAGATCTCTTAATGCCATTAGTACTTCCTAATTtgttttacttgttcatatgaTCAAAGGCCTGATAAGTTTATCTTATCAACCTATTATTCAGCTGAAGGGGAAATCATGGGTTCAAGTCTTGGAATCAGCCCTGAGACAAATAGGCTACCTTACATTACACCGTACCTCCTTGAGGTGCGGCCCTATGTGTGAATTTGGGATGCTTCGTTCACGTGCCGCTCCTTTTACCCTTTTATCTTGCTTCTAAAGAGCAAAAACCATGTTATTCTTGAATAGATGAACAGTTTACCCTTTTATCTTGCTTCTAAAGAGCAAAAACCATGTTATTCTTGAATAGATGAACAGACAGACGGACATATTTGTcttactcaaactcaaacttAACATTTGAATTTAAAGAAGACTAAAATTATGTTATAGAAGAATAAAAAtgaaacaattattttttatttgcattTATTGCAAGTTTGTAACTAACCAGACTTCAAGGACTCACGCTTGTAAAGACCATATGTAATAGGGTAATTTTCTTTCCCCACTGTATATACTACACACAAACTAACTTCAACACAAAATATGATAAGCTGAAAACTACtataatgtaaaaaaaaaattctctcaaAACAATTATGAGTCAATCGAGCATTTGCTTTGAGTACAAAATGTAATATTTTCATTCAGTCATCCCTTTAATCTCATGGACCCAGCAAGTGTGAAGTGTCATTCTTAAACTATAGTTTAACCATTTACCAATGTTAATATGTAGAATAAAATCATGGTCATTCGGCAaaagtaattatcaaaaaaatggtCATTCGCTGTATAAgcatgtatagtcagtgtatattttatgtatagtcaagttatattcagtttttgagtgtatcataatgtatattcaatgtatagctcatgtataagtcatgtaaataaaacatgactatatttgttataaactaattagtctattgtatatatttgaaattatccTATACTTAATCCGTGCGATTTATCGTTGGTCAAAGTAAAAGGTCACTTGTACATCACTTGCCTTTTTTAATTCATTTGTTATATCAAGAGATAACAGAAAAATTATCACAAGGAGCAAGTATGATTCTtgctttctttctttattttctttttctttttctttttccttttaagtGACAATATCAAGGGTACTCACCAAAAGCATCCCACCTACACTACACAATTGTGCTAGAATTCCAGTAGGATTGACAATTTGATAAATTGTAATGCCAGCCAACAAGAACCAATATTTAATAAACTGCtagtgttatatatatataaaagagaatCTTCAGCGAATGATGTGGCGTGGCGCCACCACTTTTTGAATCATTCCTCTTACGCTTATTACTGCTCTTTGGAAACATTGTGACTGTTTACAACAGATGCagtcttctttctcttcctatTTCTACTTGCTTCAATTCTAGCCACACTAGAAATTGATTAAATCAATCTATAAGCAAGTTCAGTTTCAATCTTTTAGGAATGGGTgggtttgttaattaatttagaTTATTTAAAACGAGACCAATAGATAGTCGCCACGTATTTAAAGATTTAATTAACTTTATTTAAATGAGTGACTGTTAAAGGTGGATGGACCCAAAGATGGATGTTAAGGATATTTTAGAGCTAATAGGTGGATGGAAATCAgttttgtatcattttcaatagttcgagggtATTTAAGACCCTTTTCCGTTCAATATATATCAGTTCTCGAAACGGTTAAATCGAAGACACTAAGAATGTGGCACAGTTTGGTTATGACTCGAAATGGTTTAATCAAAGACACTCGGAATGGAGACAAAGTGTGACaaacttttgtaaattaaaGAAGTTTTAACCAATGCAGAATGAAAGCCTTAATGGTAATATTCTCTTTGGTGTATATCCTAAGACATCAATTATTCACAATAATAATACATTGAGTTTATAAATTTTCAGTATCTTTAACAACTACACTACAAATTCAATAAGAGAAGCGGACGATTTACCTAGTATACAAGAAATCCAAATGAATAGACTATATGTTGTAATTGAGAGTGACCCCCAAACTATAATTATGAAGCAGCCTCACTACCAATATGTGGGCTCATCCATTATTCTTCCCCTATCACAAAATTCAACCTATGAATTAAAAAAAGGAAACTCAACAATATGTTCAGTTCAGTCAAAACTTATTACTAATACTGCCAAAATATACAAAACCTATATCTgattatatgtatattatacttaaatagacaaaatttatatatttgttggCTATTTATAAACTATATCACCCAAAGAAATTGGACCGTGATTATtccttaaaataattatgtactcAGATGATTTATGGAGAAACTTTCCCacagaaaaaaaaacataaacaaATAAAGAGCTACTAGTGGTCCTATAGGTGCTTTATACTTAAAAAACTATTTTACTTCTAAGCCAAAAGAACTGTTTTATGTTTTggcttccaaaaaaaaaaaaaagagagccAGAGGACTgccccctttttttttctacaaataaaGACGGCATTCTTTTATTGCTttaatcattcttttatttttcttgatctatatttttcaaatatttgttCGTTTTATAGCAAATAAAGATGTTTAATTGATTTTGATCTACTAAACTTTACAATTATTcaactatttttcaaaactaaatCCATATACACATTGTCTTCCAGAGCCCAAACTGAGCACAAATCAAGATTTCCACTTCTTCTCCAGCTTAAAACTTTGGGATTATAAGGAGACAGAGCTTCCAAGAATCTCATTAGATACAACTTTTTTACAAAAAAGGTCCATTAAAGAATCTCTTACATGTGATCCtcccaaaaaaatattcatccATAGATAAGCACTCCTCTGCAAAACATCAATGCCCTCTCCACAATGAAATAGTACTAACTTTTttattaaacaaataaaaagatttCTGCTAAACAACTAATAACTTAATTGTACCTGAATCAATGAATAATATAACAAACACAAGGCAACACCAAATAAAACATCCACATTCTTGTCAAATTTACTTGTCTGTGCTCCAACAAACCTTATTGTGTTTGCTCCACTTGCTTGTGTCGCGTTCGCTACCTCGCTTGTTTTATTGCTAACTTTCTTACTGCATTTTTAGTAGTTTATCGATTGTAAGTACATGTTCTAACCGAAAGATAATCATCAAAGAAATAGGAAAACTACTTAGATTTTACAGCTAATAGGGAAATGAGAAAGACAAGGACAAATGGAATGGGgaaaaaaaggacaaaaattTATGCTCACCTTCCTGGAAATATACAACTCCCGTGACCTGCATATATTCCCCACAAAAGGAAAGACACAAGGTCAGAGCTTCAgctaaataatttaaaatagacTTCACTAAAAAAAGGAAACAAGTGGAGCCCTACACTTGCTAGCTAAACATAAATATGAACAACATGATGTAAGTACTCTATTCTGGTTAAGTCAAACTCTACAAAACAACATATGCATTCTTGTGGTTCCATTCTATTGATAATATgtctttatttttctaataagtAATAACGGTGTTGTCCGGTCCAACTTATGTGCACACGACTATTCTATCCGACATTCTTGCCAACTTATGTACCAAGGGCTTAAGCAAATTAAAAGAAATCACATAAAGTTGTTTGTCTTTGTGGAGATTTGAACTCTGATCTCTTATGGTTTTCAGTATTCACCGATGGATGCAAGTATGTTATGTCATATAATTGAATATCAAGTACATCTCTATTTGTGTGGCCCCTAAAATGGAACATAAACTATATAAAAACTTAAATCTTCCATATCCAAGTGGGCACTAAAGTTCCATTGTGGGTCTGGAAACCACTAGCTCATGAATTATTTTGCAGAATGCGACATTTGTGATTACAGTTGTCAGTGTATCATTGAATCAACTTAAGAAGGCCATCAAACAGTCTTTATggttcataaattatttttgaattggaTTGTTTTTTATTTCAAATGGGATGGTTCAAAGATATTTTACTAAAAATGTTGAACATGACATAGTTTGGGACAAAATGCTTAAATCACCTAAGAAAGAATTCCATTTCAGCTCTCTCATTGTTACAAACTAAGTGTAGCTCATAAAACCACAAGTAGAACTTCAAGACTTCATTGTAATGCATTGAACTAATCTTTCcttgaaataaaaagaaaaaaaatatatagagagaaaCTAAGATTATGATAGACTTACTTGGATCAGTTGTGGTGATCATGGCCACTCCCTTGAAGTCACAAGAACTAGGAGATGCCCCTTCCTTCTGATAATAGCTATCAAATGCATATGAAGCATGGTTCTTCACATCATTAGGCTGATAACAACTCTCCCCTGGCTGAATTTCGGAGCAATTTGCCCTCCCCGGTCCACAAGCCCAATCTAAAGCAGCCTGCATTGTTTTCTTATCAATCCCGTCCATTGCTATGCAATACGTCTGGTTAGTGGTGTCATTAGCTAAGAATGTACCACTTCCAGACACATGAAGCAAGTAAACGGGCGTTGAATTCCCATGGAATAGCCCCCAATTCGCCTCGGACAATGGGGGTGACCTCAAATCCTCATTGAATAACTCATATATGTACACACTAGAAGTAATTTCCGGATGCAATGGTGTACCACTACGATCAATTATATGCTTAATTAAATTCGAGTTATAAGTATCAGCATTGTCAATTGTAGCATAAGGCTCTTTAGAACCCCCCTTTGAAGGCCATCCTGACTCAGTAACAAGAACTACCACATCTGTAGAATTGAGATTTTTCATGGAAAAATAGACAGAATCAATCATTGCATCAAGCACATTGGTGTAATGAAGCAAAGTATTAGGATCCACCATCTCTTTAGAAGGTGTCAAGGGCTTGAAAAGAGAGTTGTCTATTGGAACAACTCCTTTATTCTGCATAAACACATAGTAAGGGTACAAATTCATCATCAGAGGTGACTGTGTCCTTGACAAAAACTGCAATAATTGAGAAAGGACAGAGCTCATGGACTGATTGAAAAAGGCTTGGGAAGGTGGAAAAGGGTCAAGAATAATGGAAGCAGCATTTGGGgttgaaatcttgatttggtTATGCAAATTTGCAGCCACTAAAGCACTATAAAGTGACTCAATTGCTGGCATAAGCAAAGGAGCTGAACTTGGCACAGTAGTCAAGATTTCATCCCCAACTGCTATTGCTGTGATAAGAGTTCCAGGGTAATAAGCTGCCACATTACGCCCAATCCAGGCAGCTGCAGTAGTATTAGAGGACCCAATTGCAAGAATTTGATTGTTAGGCACACTAATAATCACTCTGATTTTGGTCTTAGCTAGTGCTTTGAGTATATCAGGGTCAGCATCATAAAGCCTTATGTGTGTTATCTTCTGTAATTGCAGAAAAGCAACCAAGTCTGCAGGTGAAAGCAAATTGgaaacatctgtacctatgtTCACTCCCACATATGGTTCATCTTTGTCTTGCTGAACTTTTATCTCtgcaacacattcaagaaacatattcataagaaagaaaacaCAAAACCAAGAAACCCCACAAAAAATACATGGTTTTTTTTCAAGATTGGTTCAAATAAGTTACCTGgtacaaaatttgaatttgatgtggagaAGCAGCAGCAACAGAAGagaacaaagaagaagaaaggaggGAACTTTTTAGTATTTGCCATTAAAGAGAAGCTTGAGGTTTTCTTGTATCATCTTCTGTTTCAGGTTCAGGTAGGGATTGCATTATCTTGGGAAATTTTTTGCTGTTTGTAATAAAAGGGGCAATTGACAAAAGGGATTTTTGACTTGCAAGATCTAAATTTGGAGTAAGgcataagaaaagaaaaaaagcatATTAATAAGTCTTGAAATTAAAATGGACTTTAAGGTACCTTTTGGTGCATTATTTTTACTGCAATGCTAATACCAGTGTTGGATTTGATGTTCCTGTGGGGGTAAGAATGACAATAATGACCTTGTGAACCGACAAGTCCCTGCAATTTTTAAGCACTTTCTTTGTTACTTTCTCCgttccaaaataattgaattgttcgaatatgacatatattttaagagaaaacaataaaaacataaattagtCATGCTTTTTCATTTTTgcctttttcaaattttatgtcAACCTCTCAATActcatttaattcatttttgaatcTCAATCTTGAAGTTTAATTCATGaaggataaaattaaaaaaaaaaaactcaacatCTATCTTGAATTGTGAACCATTCAACATCTAAAGCTGCGTTTAGTAGGTTGTATAAATGAATTCTCGctcatttttattaaaaatgtcAATTGTGtttgattattcaccgcataaTAATTTGTATATCACTATTCCTGACATAATAATTACTTCATTATTGCTTTATCgtatgatcatattttgattaaatccccacataattaataaatcaaacaATCCTTAGGGCCGTTTTATTGTTGGTTAGAGTTATGCAAGTATTaataatacatgtattaattatacagATATTAATTATGCAGGATTTAATTATACAGAATTCAGTTACGCAGCTTAATAATTTTTTGGGTGTTGGTtgttatattaaaaattaataaacatTATGTACTTCTTAAAAACAACAATTTAAACGATTCTGCCAAGTGCCAACAACGTCAAAGTTGTCCAAAACCCTGAAACTCTGTATATCAATTCAACACCAGAAGGCCACTGCATAAAATCCATTAATGGTTTTTGCAGAGTATAGAGTAGATATATTTCTAAAATTTATGCATTCCAATAAGGTAGCAAACAGACAATGAAGGATTTGGGTTTTTTCCCAATGTCTCATTCAATTAAATCATATAGGTAATCTGTAAATCACAACATTTTAGCTCACCAaacttttttctcaaatttcctAGTCATTTGTTTATACAGTCCAACCCAAAGATTTGAAACCCACAATATGCTAATAGAAATAATAGTGACAACAACAAATACCCAAGAAACCCAAATCCATCTCGGTATTACGTTATCAGCAGCCCCACTAAGATACGAAAGCATCTTGTAAACAAAATACGGCCAAGCAATACCTCTCACCAATGAATACACAACATAAAACGGAGGCGAAAGTAACGAATACATCTTCGTATTTTTATTCACAtattaattattcatatataaCTCATTCCATCTTTTACccgcataaaataatacataaattgactcataacttatacattATATTGGTTATGCGATTTTCTAACCAAACATAGTATTATATGTTGAATTTTATACCTTACACAAAAATTCTACCAACATGTGATAAAATTTGTGCAATATTTTAAACCTTAATATCTCATCTCTTATCCAGTAACCAAACAGCCCCTTATTTAATGAGTAAAATAATTGGGAGTTTTGTGAAGATAAAATGTTTGTAAATAAAGACAAGATTTTTACTGAGCTCTAGGCTACTTAATTGGAATTGTTTGGGATGCTTCTCCAATTCCAGGCTGGGTATCAGAGACCTGACTTTGCACTTGTAATGACTGAAGTGACCCCATCAAAGTTCCTTCAGGGAAAggtgaaaaaagtaaaaaaggtTGAAAATAAAAACATGTGGAGGGAAACGCATTGGCTGGCTGACACAAGAAAGAACCCTAAAACAAGTACTCAACAGCTTTTCTATTAAAGCTATTTCAGAAATAAAATACAGTGACCTTTATTTACAGCACTTaagttttcaatttttcaaacGGAAGAAattatatgttattgttgttgtaatgtACTCTGTGCCTCCACGACTTCAACACTATCTTCATTCCTTGGTATCAAATCCACCAGCTCTATTGTTTGTAATGTACTCTGCGAACAAAATTAAGGTAATTAGTTAATGGTTAACACAATCTATCAAATCATAAAAAATGAAGTTTAATAGGACTGGGTTAATCTTTATGCATACTTGTTTCAAAGAGTAAGAGCACCTATATGCATGACCATCACTAGCTCCCACTGATTATCCACAAAGAGATATGAAATCCCCTTTGACAGACAAAAACAAAGGAAATAGAGCAAcgcaaaataagaaaagaaaaatacatgCTTCCAGAAACATAGACAATTAGTAAAATCACAAGAGTCTCGTGCCTACTAGTTATCAAAAAGAATGTAAAGATCAACAAAAGAGAGATTCCCACAGCATAGGTAATGTTAAGTCTAGTGATAATAAGATATTTAAGTTTTCCCACAAGCCTCTAATGCCTGCATTCATCCAAGggttcttttctctttttcttcaagCTTATGATTTTCTTCTATTGGGTTAATTGAGGCCTTGCAACCTAACATCCATGTTTTCTTCAGATCAAGGACATAATTTGAAGAGATGGCTCTACTTCTTATAGATCTCGAAATACAGGCAGGAAAAAGTTCCAAGTATATGGCCTCTTAAGTTGCATGATCTTATCACAACCAGATTACAAGGGGAGATTTCCTGTTCTTTCAGAACTATGTGTTTTTCTAAGTACATAGCTGAGAATCAAGCTCAAGCTTTCCTCAAGTGAATTTCATGAGTTAAACCTAGAGTCAAGTTCATAACGAATTGACCATAGCAACCTGAAAGTTCACAGTAATTGACCAAAGCAGGACAAAAGAATGCTAGGATGCTCTAAAGACATTCAAGGTCACTTGGATAAAAAGTCTTTAGAATCCTAATGTACAAGTAAAAATTAACTAAAACAGACCTTCTATTAGAATTTTTAGCAACCCATGATATCTTTCATCAAATCCAACTCTTTCTACCACTAAAACTCTACACCAAtcatgaaatctcaactaggtTCACTTTTGAGCCCATTGTAATGGAAATTCCAGAAAATTAGTTACTAATACTCAATGGCATATTGGTAGATTTATACATATGGAATTCGAAACAGTACAAGTCTAACAATATTAAGTTTTTCCACTAATTATACAAACTGAAACCTGTCAACCTAGGAGGTAAAATACAAGTTATTACGAAAATTGTAGTAAGATGAAGTCGTGTGTTACCTCTTATGAACATCCCTGAACATGTCCTTCAATCTTAAGCAAACCAAGAAACAAGTCTCCTGAACAATCAGTTTGTCAACTCCAGAAGTGGCAACTTTTACTTTCATCTCTTGACATATCATGGGGCATTCACAAGCTTTGTACGTCGAGTTACGGGATCAACTTCGACTCGAAGCCCAAGTCTAACAAGTTCTGGAACATCTACAGTTCCTTGAAGCTCCAAATCAGCAATAGCCCCTTGGTTTTCTGCATTCCCTTCCAATAGGTTTCGCACACACCAGATTCCCCACTCCCTTAAGAAAGGATTATCTTCATCTATAACACACTGTTGTAGCAGTAAAAGGATCCCATTTTTATCCCTAATCTCATCTTGGACGTGCCTTCTCCTGTAAGCACAATTTCCAAAGATGGCAACGATATCTCTCCGGAAACCTTGGTATGGACAACACCCAAATGAAGAAGATACTGTCCCCTCCTTGATCTTATCCTGCTTCATTGCTTTCCTAATTGTCATTGGAGGTTCAAGATCCCGAAGCAAGTCCAAAAGAAATCCAGTAAGCCCAGAGGAAACAAGTGCGTCCACGACATCCTTTGAATTTTCTTCCTTAGATTTTGTCAAGTGATCACAAGCGCAAATATCTCTCAAGATGGTGAGGGAGTATCCTAGAACATCAATAGGAGCAGATCCCACCGGAAGACCACTTTTCCCTCTTATTGAAAAGTCAACGACCACAGCAGCACTCTTCGTTATCCCAAAGATACTTAGAGCAAAATCATGAGAAACAACAATATGCTCTACTCGCTCATTCAAGATTTCTGAAAGTATACTCAATAGATAAGGCTGCTCAATAACAAATTGATCAGCTACATGTGTAACAACACTATTGTTCTCAATGGAAGGATATGAATGTAATTTgaagaaaattgatgaaatgtaGGAACCCTCAATGCAAAGTTTTGAGAGTAACAACTTTAACCAATCTTCTTTAAGACCAACTGCAAAAGAGTATGAAAGCATAAGCTTACcataataatcaaataaaaGCTTTGAATATATCAGAGTTACAAAATTCAAGGGTCTTTACCAGCTGATGCAGTACGCAAGATTTCTATCGGAATGGGCAACCCTTGCTCCGTACATAAATCTGTTAGCAGTCCATCAGTACCATCACAGCAAGTGTATATGAGCATACATAAAGGATCACATATTTCCCGGCTTCTAACTCTAGCAATCTTCAAGAACTTATGAGGAAACAATTGGTACCACACATCACATTGACGCTCTCCCCCACCCACTGAGTAGTTTCCTAGAAGTTGCAGCCCAACTCGAATAATCTCACAATCAGGATCAGGAGTAAGTCTTACAGACGTAATAACATCCACGACAATTCCAACTCCTCTTTGTTGAAGAAACTCATTCTGATTTCTTATCTCACCAGCACACAGATTTCTAAGAACCTTAAGAGACAATAAAAGGAGGTGACGGTCAGAGATAGATGACAGAGACAGGCAGAGATGGAGGACAGTGGTGACAACATTTTTGGACGACAGATCTAACCGTCCACCCTCCTCTTTGGCAAGTTGTATCAGCTTCTCCAGTGCATTTTCTAAAGAAGATGAGTTTGACACAAGT
The sequence above is a segment of the Solanum dulcamara chromosome 11, daSolDulc1.2, whole genome shotgun sequence genome. Coding sequences within it:
- the LOC129874664 gene encoding uncharacterized protein LOC129874664, which translates into the protein MMDDKVVTVDDKILAEITIPENVAKALLLVSNSSSLENALEKLIQLAKEEGGRLDLSSKNVVTTVLHLCLSLSSISDRHLLLLSLKVLRNLCAGEIRNQNEFLQQRGVGIVVDVITSVRLTPDPDCEIIRVGLQLLGNYSVGGGERQCDVWYQLFPHKFLKIARVRSREICDPLCMLIYTCCDGTDGLLTDLCTEQGLPIPIEILRTASAVGLKEDWLKLLLSKLCIEGSYISSIFFKLHSYPSIENNSVVTHVADQFVIEQPYLLSILSEILNERVEHIVVSHDFALSIFGITKSAAVVVDFSIRGKSGLPVGSAPIDVLGYSLTILRDICACDHLTKSKEENSKDVVDALVSSGLTGFLLDLLRDLEPPMTIRKAMKQDKIKEGTVSSSFGCCPYQGFRRDIVAIFGNCAYRRRHVQDEIRDKNGILLLLQQCVIDEDNPFLREWGIWCVRNLLEGNAENQGAIADLELQGTVDVPELVRLGLRVEVDPVTRRTKLVNAP
- the LOC129874663 gene encoding glucan endo-1,3-beta-glucosidase 1 — translated: MANTKKFPPFFFFVLFCCCCFSTSNSNFVPEIKVQQDKDEPYVGVNIGTDVSNLLSPADLVAFLQLQKITHIRLYDADPDILKALAKTKIRVIISVPNNQILAIGSSNTTAAAWIGRNVAAYYPGTLITAIAVGDEILTTVPSSAPLLMPAIESLYSALVAANLHNQIKISTPNAASIILDPFPPSQAFFNQSMSSVLSQLLQFLSRTQSPLMMNLYPYYVFMQNKGVVPIDNSLFKPLTPSKEMVDPNTLLHYTNVLDAMIDSVYFSMKNLNSTDVVVLVTESGWPSKGGSKEPYATIDNADTYNSNLIKHIIDRSGTPLHPEITSSVYIYELFNEDLRSPPLSEANWGLFHGNSTPVYLLHVSGSGTFLANDTTNQTYCIAMDGIDKKTMQAALDWACGPGRANCSEIQPGESCYQPNDVKNHASYAFDSYYQKEGASPSSCDFKGVAMITTTDPSHGSCIFPGSKKVSNKTSEVANATQASGANTIRFVGAQTSKFDKNVDVLFGVALCLLYYSLIQVQLSY